The sequence below is a genomic window from Methylotuvimicrobium alcaliphilum 20Z.
CTCGACAGACATGCTCCACACCCTAAATTGCGAAAATATGTTCAAACTGGGAATTACTGAGGTTCACGATAGTCCTCGATAGACAGATCCCATACCTGTTATTCTTAGACGGTTTTTCAATCAAAAGGGAGTATTAAGGGTTACTACAAACGACGGCAAGCCGCGATTCACGCAACAACATCCTTCTCATCCCTGCAAATCAAACGTCCAGGAAAAATACAACTAAAACAACTTCCCTTCCCGACTTCGCTTTTTATTTCTAATTTAGCTTCATGATTTTGCAGCGCATGCTTGACTATTGCTAGCCCCAAACCGGTCCCGCTTTGTTTTTTACTGAGATTGGTATCAACCCTGTAAAAGCGTTCGGTGACTCTTGGAATCTCGGATGCCGCTATGCCCTCGCCATGATCTTCCACATCCAGTCTCGGGCAACCCTGATGCTCATACCAACGCACATTGACGATGGAGTCTGCGGACGAATATTTCAAGGCATTGACTAACAAATTGGTAAAAGCGCTACGTAAATCCTCTTCCACACCGATTATTTTGGCTTGACTATCCAGTTTGAGATCGATACGTCCTGACGAATTTTTCAGACTAGCGCCTTCGCTGCATATTTTACTTAGCAAACCTGGAATATCGACGCATTGCGCCTTCTTTTTTTGAGTTTCCAGTCGCGTCAACAACAATAAATCGTCGACTAGATGCTCCATGCGCTCGGTTTGACTCTGCATTTGCGTGATCGAATTGCTCAATAAGCCCGATTCGCCGTCATCCATATCTTTGATCGTCTCCAAATATCCTTTCAGTACCGTCAGTGGCGTTCTCAGCTCATGAGACACATTTGCGACAAAATCCTTGCGCATGATTTCCATTTTTTTCAGCTGCGTAACATCTTGCGCCAACAACAATCGCAACCCAACTCCATAAGGTACGACACGTACTGAAAGCATCACATTCGCATCGACTGGCGAAGGAAGTACGATCACATCATCGTATTTGCGATTATCCAAGTAGCGGGTAAATTCGGGAAAACGAATCAAGTTAGGTATTCGCTGACCTTTGTCGGATTTGTCAAGACCCAGAACTTTCATCGCCGCTTTGTTGGACCATTCGATTTCATCGTTAGGACCCAGCACAACAGCAGCATCCGGCAAGGCCTCAGTCGATTTGCGAAATTGATCGACCATTTTTCCGAGCTTTTTTTTGCGCTTTTTTTCGCGCTTTTTCATGCGATAAACGTGGTAGTAAATAGCCTCCCAAATACCGGTCGACTTAGGATATTTTCCACTACCGCCGTTGTCTATCCATTTTTCGAATCGATAAATCTGATAAAATTGCCGAATCAAAATGCTCACTAAGATTACAAACAGCATCGGCACAAGAATTTCCCCCAAAACACCGACAATGATTGCGGCAAGCAACAGTAGCGATAATGTTGCAATTTCCCTAATCCATGGATTCATTGGGTTTTAGCTGATCAGCGAAAATCGGTATCCGAATCCGCGTACGGTTTGCACTAGTTCTTCCCGCCCGTATTCGGCCAATATTTTTCTTAATCGTCTAATATGCACGTCGACGGTCCTCTCTTCGATATAAACACTACGCCCCCAAACTTGATCGAGCAATTGCGTGCGGCTATAGACTTTA
It includes:
- the phoR gene encoding phosphate regulon sensor histidine kinase PhoR, coding for MNPWIREIATLSLLLLAAIIVGVLGEILVPMLFVILVSILIRQFYQIYRFEKWIDNGGSGKYPKSTGIWEAIYYHVYRMKKREKKRKKKLGKMVDQFRKSTEALPDAAVVLGPNDEIEWSNKAAMKVLGLDKSDKGQRIPNLIRFPEFTRYLDNRKYDDVIVLPSPVDANVMLSVRVVPYGVGLRLLLAQDVTQLKKMEIMRKDFVANVSHELRTPLTVLKGYLETIKDMDDGESGLLSNSITQMQSQTERMEHLVDDLLLLTRLETQKKKAQCVDIPGLLSKICSEGASLKNSSGRIDLKLDSQAKIIGVEEDLRSAFTNLLVNALKYSSADSIVNVRWYEHQGCPRLDVEDHGEGIAASEIPRVTERFYRVDTNLSKKQSGTGLGLAIVKHALQNHEAKLEIKSEVGKGSCFSCIFPGRLICRDEKDVVA